Proteins found in one Mucilaginibacter gracilis genomic segment:
- a CDS encoding helix-turn-helix domain-containing protein has protein sequence MTIINYEALSHCIRDAVRAELQQHLKTGGSPPPDDERLLSKQELAEELGVSLVTLTDWMKKGLPFLRLHKRVYFKKSEVLKIMQQQTNDKEGKNNANS, from the coding sequence ATGACAATAATCAACTACGAGGCCCTTAGCCACTGTATCCGGGATGCAGTCAGGGCAGAATTACAACAACATTTAAAGACAGGCGGCAGTCCACCGCCTGATGACGAGCGGCTATTATCCAAACAGGAACTGGCCGAAGAGTTAGGCGTGTCATTGGTCACCCTAACAGACTGGATGAAAAAAGGCTTGCCCTTTTTACGCCTGCACAAACGGGTGTATTTCAAAAAGAGTGAGGTACTGAAGATCATGCAACAACAAACGAACGATAAGGAGGGCAAGAACAATGCAAACAGTTGA